In Tachysurus vachellii isolate PV-2020 chromosome 3, HZAU_Pvac_v1, whole genome shotgun sequence, one genomic interval encodes:
- the LOC132842446 gene encoding uncharacterized protein LOC132842446, with protein sequence MHFYKTQKPTIATFFILLLSMLNQWPGVEGWSYHSSNYTMTWTKAREWCQSHYTDMVAIQNHAEIEYLNEILPWVSGYYWIGIRKIDNVWTWVGTNKHLTAEAENWATGEPNNGRNNEDCVEIYIRRVQDSGKWNDESCMKEKTALCYTASCKNDSCSYHGECVETINNHSCNCLEGFYGDKCEHVVKCEAKEISAPEHGSVQCHHPNGNFSYNSECEYSCDEGYNLVGAKTTQCGGTEAWSNKPPTCELVQCVSLNVILHGTIQCNHTIKPFSYQSSCEFSCEEGYKLTGSSYSLLMCNASGQWNDSQPTCEAVRCPTLEKPVDGEMICSGDSFGSSCTFSCNVGFHLLGTSELTCTKTAQWNQETPSCKAVQCPALQTPQNGIVSCTDQTLSKGSICSFTCSEGFILEGALNTECTDAGEWSTKIPSCTAVRCPTLEKPVDGEMICSGDSFGSSCTFSCNVGFHLLGTSELTCTKTAQWNQETPSCKAVQCPALQTPQNGIVSCTDQTLSKGSICSFTCSEGFILEGALNTECTDAGEWSTKIPSCTAVRCPTLEKPVDGEMICSGDSFGSSCTFSCNVGFHLLGTSELTCTKTAQWNQETPSCKAVQCPALQTPQNGIVSCTDQTLSKGSICSFTCSEGFILEGALNTECTDAGEWSTKIPSCTAVRCPTLEKPVDGEMICSGDSFGSSCTFSCNVGFHLLGTSELTCTKTAQWNQETPSCKAVQCPALQTPQNGIVSCTDQTLSKGSICSFTCSEGFILEGALNTECTDAGEWSTKIPSCTEVRCPDLQKPNNGLINCSSEPLFNTTCSFSCLDDYQLHGNEMVLCSLNGNWTGEVPECQAHPVSFSPSLVSGLTMGLGGITAFSSFAFVFWILKRLRNLKAKKFDLRYVYNGSSTNNWMRFITMMRMIPAGGLVLLVSLYAQTHLLLSISLTSVFVMSWTYTYSSEVMTWTEAKAWCENRSSWMMVIPNEEHNNYLKDNLPQKPKIYYWIGLRKTQDIWTWQGTAQMLENGGSWANNEPNNKKQDEDCVEIYINNGTQNGKWNDEKCSKKKRALCYGEAGNLDGVHRNLQTGWAPSDIPPQTPNIYSSWTVSKASCSEKSCSRNAECVEEINNYTCKCNPGFTGPMCMDAVTCNPPVSPQKGNLTCKNPVGNFSYRSSCAVSCEEGYTLRGQNTLTCLKTGNWSAETPSCEVIRCNALGSVHRGSMHCTDLLEKFAYGSICQFECDVGFLLMGSNHTHCGSEGKWTHNPPVCQAVTCDQIVTPTNSHMTCTDPLGNFSYRSSCAVSCEEGYTLRGQNTLTCLKTGNWSAETPSCEVVQCPPIATVLTNGRINCNHPLNSNSYNSTCVFMCEEGFELRGSYTTLCDHTGQWTHDTPNCTGMLCKALTVPDGGIVNCYRGNSTICTVQCPSAYLLIGAHEYTCRPDGSWSQFQPLCASYKHMLMTSSGCAVLSTICCCMFCCSYCRKRKKSVKQNDQEVMTPVYDADNAPLEEPLSSV encoded by the exons ATG CATTTCTACAAGACTCAAAAACCCACAATTGCTACATTTTTCATCCTTCTCCTATCAA TGTTGAATCAGTGGCCAGGAGTTGAAGGCTGGTCGTACCATTCCTCAAATTATACCATGACTTGGACAAAAGCCCGTGAATGGTGTCAGAGTCACTACACAGACATGGTGGCAATTCAAAACCATGCCGAAATTGAATACCTCAATGAAATACTCCCCTGGGTATCAGGATACTATTGGATTGGTATTCGCAAAATTGACAATGTCTGGACCTGGGTCGGAACCAATAAACATCTGACAGCTGAGGCTGAGAACTGGGCCACAGGGGAACCTAATAACGGACGCAACAATGAGGACTGTGTGGAGATCTACATTCGGAGAGTCCAAGACAGTGGCAAGTGGAATGATGAGTCCTGCATGAAGGAGAAGACGGCACTATGTTACACTG cATCCTGTAAGAACGACTCCTGTAGTTATCATGGAGAGTGTGTTGAGACCATCAACAACCACAGCTGTAACTGTTTAGAGGGTTTTTACGGAGACAAGTGTGAACATG TTGTTAAATGCGAAGCAAAGGAAATCTCTGCTCCTGAGCATGGCAGCGTTCAATGCCACCACCCTAATGGAAATTTCTCATACAATTCCGAATGTGAGTATTCCTGTGATGAAGGCTACAACTTAGTTGGTGCGAAAACAACACAGTGTGGTGGCACTGAAGCATGGTCCAACAAACCCCCAACCTGTGAGC TAGTCCAGTGCGTCAGTCTAAATGTGATTCTTCATGGAACCATACAGTGCAATCATACGATTAAACCCTTCAGCTATCAGTCCTCCTGTGAGTTTAGCTGTGAAGAAGGGTACAAACTAACAGGTTCCAGCTACAGCTTGCTGATGTGTAACGCCTCTGGACAGTGGAATGACTCACAGCCCACCTGTGAAG CAGTCCGCTGTCCGACTCTTGAGAAGCCAGTGGATGGTGAAATGATCTGCAGTGGTGATAGTTTTGGGAGCAGCTGCACGTTCAGCTGTAACGTTGGGTTTCACCTGCTGGGCACGTCAGAGCTCACGTGCACAAAAACTGCTCAGTGGAACCAGGAGACACCATCCTGTAAAG CTGTTCAGTGCCCTGCGCTCCAGACTCCACAGAATGGCATTGTGTCCTGTACAGACCAGACTCTCAGTAAAGGCTCTATATGCAGCTTTACCTGTAGTGAGGGCTTCATCCTGGAGGGTGCATTGAACACAGAGTGTACAGATGCAGGAGAATGGAGCACTAAAATCCCCAGCTGCACAG CAGTCCGCTGTCCGACTCTTGAGAAGCCAGTGGATGGTGAAATGATCTGCAGTGGTGATAGTTTTGGGAGCAGCTGCACGTTCAGCTGTAACGTTGGGTTTCACCTGCTGGGCACGTCAGAGCTCACGTGCACAAAAACTGCTCAGTGGAACCAGGAGACACCATCCTGTAAAG CTGTTCAGTGCCCTGCGCTCCAGACTCCACAGAATGGCATTGTGTCCTGTACAGACCAGACTCTCAGTAAAGGCTCTATATGCAGCTTTACCTGTAGTGAGGGCTTCATCCTGGAGGGTGCATTGAACACAGAGTGTACAGATGCAGGAGAATGGAGCACTAAAATCCCCAGCTGCACAG CAGTCCGCTGTCCGACTCTTGAGAAGCCAGTGGATGGTGAAATGATCTGCAGTGGTGATAGTTTTGGGAGCAGCTGCACGTTCAGCTGTAACGTTGGGTTTCACCTGCTGGGCACGTCAGAGCTCACGTGCACAAAAACTGCTCAGTGGAACCAGGAGACACCATCCTGTAAAG CTGTTCAGTGCCCTGCGCTCCAGACTCCACAGAATGGCATTGTGTCCTGTACAGACCAGACTCTCAGTAAAGGCTCTATATGCAGCTTTACCTGTAGTGAGGGCTTCATCCTGGAGGGTGCATTGAACACAGAGTGTACAGATGCAGGAGAATGGAGCACTAAAATCCCCAGCTGCACAG CAGTCCGCTGTCCGACTCTTGAGAAGCCAGTGGATGGTGAAATGATCTGCAGTGGTGATAGTTTTGGGAGCAGCTGCACGTTCAGCTGTAACGTTGGGTTTCACCTGCTGGGCACGTCAGAGCTCACGTGCACAAAAACTGCTCAGTGGAACCAGGAGACACCATCCTGTAAAG CTGTTCAGTGCCCTGCGCTCCAGACTCCACAGAATGGCATTGTGTCCTGTACAGACCAGACTCTCAGTAAAGGCTCTATATGCAGCTTTACCTGTAGTGAGGGCTTCATCCTGGAGGGTGCATTGAACACAGAGTGTACAGATGCAGGAGAATGGAGCACTAAAATCCCCAGCTGCACAG AAGTGAGATGTCCTGACCTCCAGAAGCCAAACAATGGCCTCATCAACTGTTCCTCCGAGCCGCTCTTCAACACTACCTGTTCCTTTAGCTGTCTTGATGACTACCAGCTTCATGGTAACGAGATGGTATTGTGCAGCCTCAATGGCAACTGGACTGGAGAGGTGCCTGAGTGCCAAG CTCATCCTGTGTCCTTCAGCCCATCTTTGGTATCTGGCCTGACCATGGGTTTAGGAGGCATCACTGCATTTTCCAgctttgcttttgttttctggATATTAAAGAGACTCAGAAATttgaaag CTAAGAAGTTTGACCTCAG ATACGTCTACAATGGCTCATCTACCAATAATTGGATGAGGTTTATTACTATGATGCGCATGATTCCT GCTGGAGGCCTGGTGTTACTTGTGAGTCTTTATGCACAAACACATCTTTTGCTGTCCATAAGTTTAACATCTG TTTTTGTCATGAGCTGGACCTACACATATTCCAGTGAGGTGATGACCTGGACCGAGGCCAAAGCATGGTGTGAAAATCGATCCAGTTGGATGATGGTTATTCCAAATGAAGAACACAACAACTACCTTAAAGATAATCTCCCGCAGAAGCCTAAAATCTATTATTGGATTGGACTCAGAAAGACTCAGGACATTTGGACTTGGCAGGGGACAGCACAGATGTTGGAGAATGGTGGATCCTGGGCTAACAATGAACCAAATAACAAAAAGCAAGATGAGGACTGTGTAGaaatatacattaataatgGGACACAAAATGGCAAGTGGAATGATGAAAAGTGCAGCAAAAAGAAGCGTGCCTTGTGTTATGGCG AGGCTGGGAATCTGGATGGTGTACATCGTAACCTTCAAACAGGGTGGGCACCCAGTGACATACCACCTCAAACTCCTAACATCTACTCCTCATGGACCGTATCTAAAG catcatgttCTGAGAAGTCATGCAGCAGGAATGCTGAATGTGTGGAGGAAATCAACAACTACACATGCAAGTGTAATCCAGGGTTCACTGGTCCTATGTGTATGGATG CTGTGACCTGTAATCCGCCTGTGAGCCCTCAGAAGGGTAACCTGACCTGTAAAAATCCAGTGGGAAATTTCTCGTACCGTTCATCGTGTGCTGTGAGCTGTGAGGAAGGATACACACTCAGAGGACAGAACACACTCACCTGCCTCAAGACTGGCAACTGGTCAGCAGAAACACCATCATGTGAAG TTATAAGGTGCAACGCTCTCGGTTCTGTTCATCGTGGCTCCATGCATTGTACAGACTTGTTGGAAAAGTTCGCTTATGGCTCCATTTGTCAGTTTGAGTGTGATGTTGGCTTTCTCTTGATGGGTTCAAATCACACCCACTGTGGCTCAGAGGGGAAGTGGACCCACAATCCTCCAGTGTGTCAAG CTGTTACCTGTGACCAGATTGTGACCCCCACAAATAGTCACATGACCTGCACTGATCCACTGGGAAATTTCTCGTACCGTTCATCGTGTGCTGTGAGCTGTGAGGAAGGATACACACTGAGAGGACAGAACACACTCACCTGCCTCAAGACCGGCAACTGGTCAGCAGAAACACCATCATGTGAAG TTGTTCAGTGCCCTCCAATTGCCACTGTGCTCACTAATGGTAGAATAAACTGCAACCATCCACTGAACTCAAACAGCTACAACtctacatgtgtgtttatgtgtgaagAGGGCTTTGAGCTGAGAGGGTCATACACAACCCTGTGTGATCACACTGGACAGTGGACACATGACACCCCAAACTGCACAG GTATGTTGTGTAAGGCTCTTACTGTGCCTGATGGTGGCATTGTGAACTGTTACAGAGGCAACAGCACTATCTGCACAGTACAGTGCCCCTCGGCTTACCTGCTAATTGGAGCACATGAATATACCTGTAGGCCTGATGGCTCATGGAGCCAATTTCAACCTCTATGTGCAA GTTACAAACATATGCTTATGACTTCGTCAGGATGTGCAGTGCTTTCTACCATCTGCTGCTGTATGTTCTGCTGTTCCTACTGCAGAAAGA gAAAAAAGTCAGTGAAACAAAA TGATCAAGAGGTGATGACGCCAGTATACGATGCGGATAATGCACCACTGGAGGAGCCACTGAGCTCAGTGTGA
- the si:dkey-51e6.1 gene encoding si:dkey-51e6.1: MADVSECLSKVPDVEIDSEGKFKYILVRLKIKGGTDHKDIVRGTKSAEYHNHIFERLSPAMDGLGLECTCLGGGKIEHDNIKKKLRVFGESTGYGKADHAVTVEKLRAVFKDYEITME, translated from the exons ATGGCTGATGTGTCTGAGTGCTTGAGTAAAGTCCCGGATGTGGAGATCGACTCGGAGGggaaatttaaatacattttagtgAGACTAAAGATTAAAGGTGGAACCGACCACAAAGACATAGTGAGAGGCACAAAGAGTGCTGAATACCACA ATCATATCTTTGAAAGGCTGAGTCCTGCTATGGATGGTCTAGGTCTGGAGTGTACCTGCCTTGGTGGTGGAAAGATAGAGCATGACAACATCAAGAAGAAACTAAGAGTGTTTGGAGAGTCGACG ggcTATGGAAAGGCTGATCATGCAGTCACAGTGGAAAAACTGAGAGCTGTCTTCAAAGACTACGAGATTAcgatggaataa